The genomic DNA GTTGCCGAAGAAGGGCGCGACCTGACAGCGCTCAAGGCGTATTGGACAAAGGAATACGGCGCGGTGTTTTCGGAAACCCTGCCTATGGATACGGATACGCTGGAGCATGGAAGGGAACTGGACGAGGAAAGTTGCGCCGACTGTCATTCCAACACGGCCTCCGCGTTTGTGTCCCGCCCGCTGTCCATGCTGCTGACTCCTCTTGCCCCGGCGCTGGATGTCAGCCGTGCCCACGAGGTGTTCTGGTATTTCCACGTCCTGTTCTGTTTCATCGCGCTGGCCGCACTGCCGTTCGGCAAGTTCTTTCATCCGATCTCAACGCCGCTCAACATGCTTGTCCGGCAGGGGCGTCGTGACGGCGGGCCAATGTCCGGCAGTGCCCGCAAAGTCGCGCTCGACGCCTGCACCCGGTGCGGGGAGTGCAGCCTGCATTGCAGTGTTGCTTCGGTCTTTTCCGTGATGGGCAACGAGAATATCCTGCCGTCCGAAAAGCTGCTGTCCCTGCGGAAACATGCCGCTGGCGAACCGCTGTCCGATCATGCGCTCAAGGCGTTTGCCGAGGGCAGCCGCATCTGCACCGAGTGCATGCGCTGCACCGATATCTGTCCGTCCGGCATCAATCTTCAGGATTTGTGGCTGAGTTCCAAGGCCGAGCTGGCCGAGGCCGCACCGGAGCCGGACCGGGCGGTGCGTGGCATGTCGCCGGACAAGTGGACAAGCTGCCTTGTCGAGGCCGAGGGCGTGAAGGATATCCTGCCGCCTGTTTCCGGTCTGGCGGACAATGCCGAATCTTTTTGGGCGTGCGTGCAGTGCACCACCTGCACCAGCGTCTGTCCGGTGGTGGCGGTGAGCGAGGATTCGACCCGTGATCTCGACCTCGCGCCCCAGCAGATAATGAACCTGCTGCGTATGGGCCTGAAGGATCAGGCCATCGGCGCGCGCATGGTCTGGAGCTGCACCACCTGCTACAAATGCCAGGAACACTGTCCCCAGAATATCCGTGTCGCCGACGTGCTGTATGAACTGCGGAACACGGCTGCGGCCCGCCTGAGGGCGGCGGACAATCCGTGCGAAGACAAGGGAGACCTCTCGTGAAGTACGCCTATTTCCCCGGCTGCAAGATTCCTCACCATCTGCCCGAATACGGTTCATCGGTCGAAGCCGTCTGCCATGCGGTCGGCATAGAGCTTACCAAGCCGGAGTTCAACTGCTGCGGCTATCCCGTGCGTCATGAAAACGAATTGGCTTCCATCTATTCCGCCATCCGGAATTTCGCCGTTGCGGAAGAGGCCGGGGTGCCCATCATGACGCCCTGCAAGTGTTGTTTCGGCAATCTGAAATACGCGCAGTCGCGTGTGGCCGAAGACGGTAAGCTGGCCGTTGTCGTGGCGACCTTGCTTGCACAGGATGGGCTGTCCATGCCCAAATCCATGCAGGTTTTTCATTTACTGAGTGTGTTAGACGAACAGGTCGGGGCCGAATTCCTCCGACGAAAGACCGCAACTCCTCTCTCGGGCGTGAAAGTGGCCTGCCATTACGGCTGTCACGCATTGCGTCCCGAGAGCGTCACCGGGTTTGACGACCCGTTGGCCCCGACCTTGTTCGAACGTGTCATCTCGGCCCTCGGTGCCGAGACAGTAGAGTGGGACCTGCGGCTCGAATGCTGCGGCTATCCGTTGCGCGGACGTGACGACGTCATTTCCGAGGCGCTCATGCGAAAGAAACTCGAAAATGCAAAGGCGGCGGGCGCGGATATCGTGGCCACG from uncultured Pseudodesulfovibrio sp. includes the following:
- a CDS encoding 4Fe-4S dicluster domain-containing protein, with translation MEFYDIGLTLAFIVFGAGVIRRASHWFCLRSSGSFSFTFAGAVRALIADVLLLFRTLRTSPLRWAAHCLVFFGFMGLLLFHAMDDTVTAAFFPNYEPTLDPWQFLRNLFGAMTLVGLVLMVLRRVMQEKLRALTRFQDWAALLVVGCIILSGFLLEASKIISPVVFDDMVYEYFVAEEGRDLTALKAYWTKEYGAVFSETLPMDTDTLEHGRELDEESCADCHSNTASAFVSRPLSMLLTPLAPALDVSRAHEVFWYFHVLFCFIALAALPFGKFFHPISTPLNMLVRQGRRDGGPMSGSARKVALDACTRCGECSLHCSVASVFSVMGNENILPSEKLLSLRKHAAGEPLSDHALKAFAEGSRICTECMRCTDICPSGINLQDLWLSSKAELAEAAPEPDRAVRGMSPDKWTSCLVEAEGVKDILPPVSGLADNAESFWACVQCTTCTSVCPVVAVSEDSTRDLDLAPQQIMNLLRMGLKDQAIGARMVWSCTTCYKCQEHCPQNIRVADVLYELRNTAAARLRAADNPCEDKGDLS
- a CDS encoding CoB--CoM heterodisulfide reductase iron-sulfur subunit B family protein, which encodes MKYAYFPGCKIPHHLPEYGSSVEAVCHAVGIELTKPEFNCCGYPVRHENELASIYSAIRNFAVAEEAGVPIMTPCKCCFGNLKYAQSRVAEDGKLAVVVATLLAQDGLSMPKSMQVFHLLSVLDEQVGAEFLRRKTATPLSGVKVACHYGCHALRPESVTGFDDPLAPTLFERVISALGAETVEWDLRLECCGYPLRGRDDVISEALMRKKLENAKAAGADIVATACTYCQLQFDRERDALAFNDPLRKAPPAVLFTQLIGTALGLDAQVMGMEKNRISWQTASL